In a genomic window of Occallatibacter riparius:
- a CDS encoding carboxymuconolactone decarboxylase family protein translates to MHSRLDIHKVAPQAYRAMAALETYVRNSGLEPGLLKLVKLRASQINGCAFCIDMHTKDARADGETEQRIYALNAWRETPFFTDRERAALAWAEALTLISETRAPDDVYEETRQRFSELELVNLTMAIVAINGWNRICVGFRTIPGAYDPKALRV, encoded by the coding sequence ATGCACTCTCGGCTGGACATTCATAAAGTTGCACCTCAGGCCTATCGCGCCATGGCTGCACTTGAAACCTACGTCAGGAATTCAGGACTCGAACCGGGACTTCTCAAGCTCGTCAAGCTCCGCGCTTCCCAAATCAACGGCTGCGCGTTCTGTATCGATATGCATACCAAGGACGCCCGTGCTGATGGCGAAACCGAACAGCGAATCTATGCTCTCAACGCGTGGCGGGAAACGCCCTTTTTCACCGACCGCGAACGAGCCGCCCTTGCATGGGCCGAGGCCCTTACCCTGATCAGCGAAACGCGGGCGCCGGACGACGTCTATGAAGAGACTCGACAGCGCTTTTCCGAGTTGGAACTGGTGAACCTGACCATGGCGATCGTTGCCATTAATGGCTGGAATCGCATCTGCGTTGGATTCAGGACAATACCTGGCGCGTACGATCCAAAGGCTCTGCGCGTTTAA
- the pdxR gene encoding MocR-like pyridoxine biosynthesis transcription factor PdxR yields the protein MWRWLRDELRHAILSGRLKRGTRMPSTRGLAQQYECARGTIVTAFGHLLDEGYLDTRKGAGTFVALALPEDLMPGPRARVAPAKRPSVAGLSKRGEATVTQVSILPASRSVGKAFRGWEPAIDLFPIDLWARLTARIARRAPRSFYGQGDARGHAPLRKAIAEYVGSARGVSCTPDHIVITAGAQQAFDLCARLLLDPGDAVCMEDPGYPGAASAFKSAGARIVDIPVDGEGLRVDRLFTHSGRIKALYTTPSNQFPLGVTMALNRRLQLLRWALERGVWIVEDEFDAEYRYFGRPVPALKSLDESGSVIYIGTFTKMLFTSLRLGFVVLPDSLVDAFAAARCVTDRHSPTLQQAVLAEFILEGHFGHHIRHMRQVYAERCEVLVEAVKGNLSGKLDVSMASSGMRTIGWLKTKEKDSVTAARARAAGLEVIGLSQFTRRNSLPGGLLLGFGGCPPGELRRGVDVLASIL from the coding sequence ATGTGGCGCTGGCTCCGTGATGAGCTTCGTCATGCAATTCTGAGCGGCCGTCTCAAGCGCGGCACCCGCATGCCTTCAACCCGCGGACTTGCGCAGCAGTATGAGTGCGCGCGCGGAACCATTGTTACGGCATTCGGGCATCTGCTGGATGAAGGCTATCTGGACACACGCAAAGGTGCGGGGACATTTGTTGCGCTCGCGCTTCCGGAGGACCTGATGCCGGGCCCTCGCGCGCGTGTGGCTCCCGCGAAGCGTCCGTCTGTTGCAGGGTTGTCGAAGAGGGGTGAAGCAACAGTGACACAGGTCTCGATTCTGCCTGCTTCGCGTTCTGTCGGCAAGGCGTTTCGCGGTTGGGAGCCGGCGATCGATCTGTTCCCTATCGATCTGTGGGCGCGTCTCACAGCGCGGATTGCACGCCGGGCTCCACGCTCGTTCTACGGGCAAGGTGACGCGCGCGGTCATGCTCCTTTGCGGAAAGCCATCGCAGAATATGTGGGGAGCGCACGTGGCGTAAGCTGCACTCCAGACCACATCGTCATTACGGCCGGCGCTCAGCAGGCGTTTGATCTTTGTGCGCGTCTGCTGCTTGATCCAGGTGATGCGGTGTGCATGGAAGACCCCGGATATCCAGGGGCGGCCTCGGCCTTCAAATCGGCCGGCGCTCGCATTGTTGACATTCCGGTTGATGGCGAGGGGCTGCGCGTCGATCGTCTGTTCACGCACTCGGGCCGTATCAAAGCTCTGTATACGACTCCTTCAAATCAGTTTCCGCTTGGTGTCACGATGGCACTTAACCGGAGGTTACAGTTGTTGCGGTGGGCGCTTGAGCGGGGTGTCTGGATCGTCGAGGACGAATTCGATGCAGAGTATCGCTACTTCGGGCGGCCCGTGCCCGCCTTGAAGAGCCTGGATGAAAGCGGATCGGTGATCTATATCGGAACCTTCACCAAGATGCTGTTTACCTCGCTGCGGCTGGGATTTGTCGTTCTTCCCGATTCTCTCGTAGACGCATTTGCGGCGGCTCGATGCGTTACGGACAGGCATTCGCCTACGTTGCAACAGGCTGTCCTTGCCGAGTTCATTCTCGAAGGACATTTCGGTCATCACATCCGTCACATGCGCCAGGTCTATGCGGAGAGGTGTGAGGTACTGGTTGAGGCCGTAAAAGGCAATCTCTCTGGAAAGCTCGATGTGTCGATGGCCTCGTCGGGTATGCGAACCATCGGTTGGCTGAAAACGAAGGAGAAAGACTCCGTTACGGCTGCGCGTGCGCGCGCCGCAGGATTGGAGGTAATCGGGTTGTCGCAGTTCACGCGGCGAAATTCCCTGCCGGGTGGACTGCTGCTCGGGTTCGGAGGGTGCCCGCCGGGCGAACTGCGTCGAGGCGTCGACGTCCTCGCATCGATTCTCTGA
- a CDS encoding HD domain-containing protein: MTELIDPKLFSDDVMMKKFRFIVELDKLKMVFRRTLLLDKSRTENDAEHSWEMATMALVLHSYAEPGTDLLRVLKMLLIHDLVEIDAGDTYVYDRVGIRDQPERESAAASRIFGLLEDPEGAELHALWREFEDRITPEARFARALDRLQPLFHNYCTAGQVWRQNAIKASQVRQAMQVIREGSATLGLFADRLIDASVEEGYLATSDEG; this comes from the coding sequence ATGACAGAATTGATTGACCCGAAGTTGTTTTCGGACGACGTGATGATGAAGAAGTTTCGCTTCATCGTTGAGCTCGACAAGCTGAAAATGGTGTTCCGTCGAACTCTGCTTCTCGACAAATCAAGGACAGAAAATGACGCGGAGCATAGCTGGGAAATGGCAACCATGGCCTTGGTCCTTCATTCGTATGCCGAGCCTGGAACGGATCTGCTTCGCGTGCTCAAGATGCTGCTGATTCATGACCTGGTGGAGATCGACGCGGGCGACACTTATGTGTACGACCGGGTCGGGATCCGCGATCAGCCGGAACGCGAGTCTGCGGCGGCCTCGCGCATCTTTGGACTGCTTGAAGATCCGGAAGGCGCGGAACTTCATGCGTTATGGAGAGAATTCGAGGATCGCATCACCCCGGAGGCACGTTTCGCACGCGCCCTCGATCGACTGCAGCCACTGTTTCACAATTACTGCACCGCAGGGCAGGTATGGCGCCAGAACGCTATAAAGGCGTCGCAAGTACGACAGGCGATGCAGGTGATTCGCGAAGGCTCCGCAACGCTTGGACTGTTTGCCGATCGGCTGATCGACGCTTCCGTTGAGGAGGGCTATCTCGCAACGAGCGATGAAGGTTGA
- a CDS encoding dihydrofolate reductase family protein, which translates to MRKLVYSVAMSLDGYIAGPRGEFDWITPDPAIDFKALFSRFDTLLMGRKTYDLMRTGGQTAASMGMKSVYVVSSTLDPAAHPDVQIFHDRIAETVADLKGQPGKDIWLFGGGVLFRSMIDAGLVDIVELAVLPILLGSGLPVIPEGRRTHLHLEESKPLPSGTLLLKYSVSAAVE; encoded by the coding sequence ATGCGCAAGCTCGTCTACAGCGTGGCCATGAGCCTGGACGGCTACATCGCCGGCCCCCGCGGCGAGTTCGACTGGATCACGCCCGACCCGGCCATCGACTTCAAAGCGCTCTTCAGCCGCTTCGACACGCTCCTCATGGGCCGCAAGACCTACGACCTGATGCGTACCGGCGGCCAGACAGCCGCAAGCATGGGCATGAAGTCCGTCTACGTGGTCTCCAGCACCCTTGATCCCGCCGCCCACCCCGATGTACAGATCTTCCACGACCGCATCGCCGAAACCGTCGCCGATCTGAAAGGCCAGCCCGGCAAAGACATCTGGCTTTTCGGCGGGGGAGTCCTATTCCGCTCCATGATCGATGCCGGCCTGGTCGACATCGTTGAACTTGCCGTGCTCCCCATCCTCCTTGGCTCCGGCCTTCCCGTCATTCCTGAAGGCCGCCGCACCCATCTTCATCTCGAAGAGTCGAAGCCCCTCCCCAGTGGCACGCTCCTGCTGAAATACTCAGTCTCCGCGGCTGTCGAGTGA
- a CDS encoding UDP-N-acetylmuramoyl-L-alanyl-D-glutamate--2,6-diaminopimelate ligase — translation MNLDMQWNDLVQEVTHVGAQGDSTQPITGIEYDSRRVRAGSVFVAMKGGSTDGNKFAEKAIASGAAGILTDSSVTFDHLIVYHPEIPILEVEHGRRALAQVSAAYFGHPERSLAATGITGTNGKTTTAFLVESLLNSAARTSILIGTIEYHVAGEVRPSIHTTPESRDVFELLAEGVYRGATELVTEVSSHALDQGRVASIPFDVAVFTNLTRDHLDYHQTMEKYYAAKRLLFDGTVYPAPRVAVINAHDERARQLAAAARRAGAEVRTYGIGQGDWRAVDHKLTPGGAAFTLETPAGSAKVTSRLAGEVNILNLLAAVAAAHARGLTFDQLVTAIPTLQPVPGRFQPVDAGQTFTVIVDYAHTDDALRNLTGLARQMLGGSDGRVITVFGCGGDRDRTKRPKMGAAAGEGSDIVIATSDNPRSEDPLGILAEIEPALRATGKPYIVEPDRAAAIHLAVSKAKPHDIVLIAGKGHEKEQILADRTIPFDDAEVARAALAELGQH, via the coding sequence ATGAACCTCGACATGCAGTGGAACGATCTCGTCCAGGAAGTCACTCACGTCGGCGCTCAGGGCGACAGCACGCAGCCCATCACCGGCATTGAATACGACTCGCGCCGCGTGCGCGCAGGCTCCGTCTTCGTCGCCATGAAGGGCGGCTCAACCGACGGCAACAAGTTCGCCGAGAAGGCCATCGCCTCCGGCGCCGCCGGCATCCTCACCGACTCCTCCGTCACCTTCGACCACCTCATCGTCTACCACCCCGAGATCCCGATCCTCGAGGTCGAGCATGGCCGCCGCGCGCTGGCGCAAGTCTCTGCCGCATACTTCGGCCATCCCGAGCGAAGCCTCGCCGCCACCGGCATCACCGGCACCAACGGCAAAACCACCACGGCCTTCCTGGTCGAGTCGCTGCTGAACTCCGCTGCACGCACCTCCATCCTCATCGGCACCATCGAGTACCACGTCGCCGGCGAAGTCCGCCCCTCCATTCACACCACGCCCGAGTCGCGTGATGTCTTCGAGCTCCTCGCCGAGGGGGTCTACCGCGGTGCAACCGAGCTCGTTACGGAAGTCTCCAGCCACGCCCTCGATCAGGGCCGCGTCGCCTCTATCCCGTTTGACGTTGCCGTCTTCACCAACCTCACGCGCGATCACCTCGATTACCACCAGACCATGGAGAAGTACTACGCCGCCAAGCGCCTTCTCTTCGATGGAACGGTCTATCCCGCGCCGCGTGTCGCCGTCATCAACGCACACGATGAGCGCGCCCGCCAGCTAGCCGCCGCCGCACGCCGCGCCGGAGCCGAAGTCCGCACCTACGGCATCGGCCAGGGCGACTGGCGCGCCGTCGACCACAAGCTCACTCCCGGCGGCGCGGCCTTCACGCTCGAAACCCCGGCCGGTTCCGCGAAGGTAACATCGCGCCTCGCCGGCGAAGTCAATATTCTGAATCTCCTCGCCGCCGTAGCCGCCGCCCACGCGCGCGGACTGACCTTCGATCAGCTCGTCACCGCGATTCCAACTCTTCAGCCGGTTCCCGGGCGCTTCCAGCCCGTCGATGCAGGCCAGACCTTCACTGTCATCGTTGACTACGCTCACACCGACGATGCGCTGCGCAATCTCACCGGCCTCGCGCGCCAGATGCTTGGCGGCTCCGATGGCCGCGTCATCACAGTCTTTGGCTGCGGCGGCGACCGCGATCGCACCAAGCGCCCCAAAATGGGCGCAGCCGCGGGGGAGGGAAGCGACATCGTGATCGCTACCAGCGACAACCCGCGCTCTGAAGACCCGCTCGGCATCCTCGCTGAAATCGAGCCCGCGCTCAGAGCCACCGGAAAGCCCTATATCGTCGAGCCTGACCGCGCTGCAGCCATTCACCTTGCCGTGAGCAAAGCCAAGCCGCACGACATCGTCCTCATCGCCGGCAAGGGCCACGAGAAGGAGCAGATCCTCGCCGACCGCACCATCCCCTTCGACGACGCCGAAGTTGCCCGCGCGGCTCTCGCGGAACTCGGTCAGCACTGA
- a CDS encoding UDP-N-acetylmuramoyl-tripeptide--D-alanyl-D-alanine ligase, whose amino-acid sequence MKLTLAEAAMGAGAVLDAPNVPNAGSVLLQGYSIDSRTIAPGELFFAVKGERFDGHDFITAAVERGAAAAVVSRARAASLSDLTLAVPLLLADDPLTALQSLGTHVRRRWGKRVIAVTGSAGKTTTKDAIAAALGAKFNVLKSKGNLNNNYGLPLQLLRIEPEHECAVVEMGMNHAGEIAALARIASPDWGVVTNVGMAHAENFADGQSGIARAKFELVESLQASGVAFLNCDDPYVSQFGRDFAGRAVYFGRGPCADPQIIDVAEDEHGLNIRYRAGDDEHTLALKLVGAHNAINAMAALAVAREAGVEIESAAAALTALTPGDKRGETIALAGATILNDAYNSNPEALRSMIRTLAVRPAQRRILIAGEMLELGEHAPRLHAECGKAAAEAGIDLVVGVRGNANHIAAASCMAGVPSLFLPDAETAGHWLAENLRPGDVVLIKGSRGVRLEQAIETAKQMLAQSGR is encoded by the coding sequence ATGAAGCTCACTCTCGCAGAAGCAGCGATGGGCGCCGGCGCGGTGCTCGATGCTCCCAATGTGCCGAACGCAGGCAGCGTCCTCCTGCAGGGCTATTCCATTGATTCGCGCACTATTGCTCCTGGAGAGCTCTTCTTCGCCGTGAAAGGCGAGCGCTTTGATGGTCACGATTTCATCACTGCCGCAGTCGAACGTGGCGCTGCTGCCGCTGTCGTGTCGCGAGCCCGCGCTGCATCTCTGTCCGACTTGACCCTTGCCGTTCCATTGCTCCTCGCCGACGACCCGCTCACCGCGCTGCAATCGCTTGGCACGCACGTGCGCCGCCGGTGGGGCAAGCGCGTCATCGCCGTCACCGGCTCGGCCGGCAAAACTACCACCAAAGACGCCATCGCCGCCGCTCTCGGCGCGAAGTTTAACGTCCTCAAGTCGAAGGGCAATCTCAACAACAACTACGGCCTTCCGCTCCAACTGCTGCGCATCGAGCCCGAACACGAGTGCGCTGTGGTCGAAATGGGCATGAACCATGCCGGCGAGATCGCCGCGCTCGCTCGGATCGCCAGCCCCGATTGGGGCGTGGTCACCAACGTCGGCATGGCCCACGCGGAAAACTTCGCAGATGGCCAGTCCGGGATCGCGCGCGCCAAGTTCGAACTCGTCGAGTCTCTCCAGGCCTCCGGCGTCGCTTTCCTCAACTGCGACGATCCCTACGTCTCGCAGTTCGGCCGCGACTTCGCCGGGCGCGCTGTCTACTTCGGCCGCGGCCCCTGCGCCGATCCGCAGATCATCGACGTGGCAGAAGACGAGCACGGCCTCAACATCCGCTATCGCGCTGGAGACGACGAGCACACGCTCGCCCTAAAGCTCGTCGGTGCACACAACGCCATCAATGCTATGGCTGCGCTCGCCGTCGCACGCGAGGCCGGAGTGGAAATCGAATCCGCCGCCGCAGCGCTCACCGCGCTCACTCCCGGCGATAAGCGCGGCGAAACCATCGCGCTGGCAGGCGCCACTATCCTCAACGATGCCTACAACTCCAACCCTGAGGCACTGCGCTCCATGATCCGCACCCTCGCCGTGCGGCCTGCGCAGCGCCGCATCCTCATTGCAGGCGAGATGCTCGAACTCGGCGAACACGCGCCGCGCCTTCATGCCGAATGCGGCAAAGCCGCGGCCGAAGCCGGCATCGATCTCGTAGTCGGCGTTCGCGGCAACGCGAACCACATCGCCGCCGCGTCCTGCATGGCCGGCGTGCCCTCGCTGTTTCTGCCTGACGCCGAGACGGCAGGCCACTGGCTTGCCGAGAACCTCCGGCCCGGTGACGTGGTCCTCATCAAGGGCTCCCGCGGCGTCCGCCTGGAACAAGCTATTGAAACGGCGAAGCAGATGCTCGCGCAATCGGGACGCTGA
- the bla gene encoding subclass B3 metallo-beta-lactamase: MRLKLVILALLLLTPLARAVDPTWTHAFPPFRIAGNLYYVGSEELAAFLITTPQGNILVNSNLTSSPAQLRHSVEKLGFRWSDTKVLLISHAHSDHAAGSAAILQQTHAKYEVMDGDIPAIESGGRSDFALGKQKQYQYPAAHADRILHDGDTVSLGGTVLTAHKTAGHTKGCTTWTMDVTEAGKTLHVVIIGSPNVLSSYKLINNKAYPQIADDFRHQFELLRALPCDIFLGAHASYFDLKQKYTRLQSGDKNAFIDPAGYKAFVAEKQRDFESALEKQTRKN; this comes from the coding sequence ATGCGCCTCAAACTCGTCATCCTCGCCCTTCTCCTCCTCACGCCTCTTGCCCGCGCCGTCGATCCAACCTGGACCCACGCCTTCCCGCCCTTCCGCATCGCCGGCAATCTCTACTACGTCGGCAGCGAAGAACTCGCCGCCTTCCTCATCACAACGCCGCAGGGCAACATCCTCGTCAACAGCAATCTCACCTCCTCGCCCGCGCAGCTCCGCCACAGCGTCGAAAAGCTCGGCTTTCGCTGGTCTGATACGAAGGTCCTTCTCATCAGCCACGCGCACTCCGATCACGCGGCCGGCAGCGCCGCCATCCTTCAGCAGACGCACGCGAAGTATGAGGTCATGGACGGCGACATCCCAGCCATCGAATCCGGCGGCCGCAGCGACTTCGCGCTCGGCAAGCAGAAGCAGTACCAGTACCCGGCCGCGCACGCCGATCGCATCCTCCACGACGGCGATACCGTTTCGCTCGGCGGCACAGTTCTCACCGCGCACAAAACTGCCGGTCATACGAAAGGCTGCACCACCTGGACCATGGACGTCACGGAGGCCGGCAAGACGCTCCATGTCGTCATCATCGGAAGTCCCAACGTACTCTCAAGCTACAAGCTGATCAACAACAAGGCTTACCCGCAGATCGCCGACGACTTCCGCCACCAGTTCGAACTCCTACGCGCCCTGCCCTGCGACATCTTCCTGGGCGCGCACGCGTCCTACTTCGACCTGAAACAGAAGTACACCCGCCTCCAATCCGGCGACAAGAATGCCTTTATCGACCCCGCCGGCTACAAGGCCTTTGTCGCCGAAAAGCAGCGCGACTTCGAGTCGGCGCTCGAAAAGCAAACCCGAAAGAATTGA
- the mraY gene encoding phospho-N-acetylmuramoyl-pentapeptide-transferase — protein sequence MLYWLLYQKLYPFFHPFRIFRFLTFRTAFASGTALLIALLIGPYVIQKLQEFQIGQYIREEGPKSHQKKSGTPTMGGVLIAIAVLLPTILWSDPANPFVWIAVFSTLAFGAVGFADDYIKVVKRRNLGLTGRAKLLGQGIAAICVAVALIVLQQFKMFSTSLTVPFAKSLRPDLLWHWPMHIHYIGFLAFLPFVIWVVFVLMGSTNAVNLTDGLDGLAIGCTIIAAAALAVLTYVSGHVVFADYLELQRMPLVGELTVFCGSMVGASIGFLWYNAHPAEVFMGDVGSLALGGAIGTVAIIIRQELLLPFIGGIFVIEAVSVMLQVGSYKLRKKRIFKMAPLHHHFEQLGWSESKVIARFWILALVFALFALTTLKLR from the coding sequence TTGCTCTACTGGCTCCTATATCAAAAGCTCTATCCGTTCTTTCATCCGTTCCGTATATTCCGTTTTCTTACGTTCCGTACGGCCTTTGCCTCCGGCACCGCGCTCCTCATCGCCCTGCTGATCGGCCCCTACGTTATCCAGAAACTCCAGGAATTCCAGATCGGCCAATACATCCGCGAAGAGGGACCCAAGTCCCACCAGAAGAAGTCGGGCACGCCCACCATGGGCGGAGTCCTCATCGCCATCGCCGTCCTGTTACCCACGATCCTCTGGTCCGACCCCGCCAACCCGTTCGTCTGGATCGCCGTTTTTTCCACTCTTGCCTTTGGAGCTGTCGGCTTTGCGGACGACTACATCAAGGTCGTTAAGCGCCGCAACCTCGGCCTCACCGGCCGCGCCAAGCTTCTCGGCCAGGGAATCGCCGCCATCTGCGTCGCCGTCGCTCTCATCGTGCTGCAGCAGTTCAAGATGTTCTCGACCTCGCTCACCGTGCCATTCGCCAAGAGCCTTCGGCCCGACCTGCTCTGGCACTGGCCCATGCACATCCACTACATCGGATTCCTCGCCTTCCTCCCCTTCGTCATCTGGGTCGTATTCGTGCTCATGGGATCCACAAACGCCGTCAACCTCACCGACGGCCTCGACGGCCTCGCCATCGGCTGCACCATCATTGCTGCCGCCGCACTCGCCGTTCTCACTTACGTCAGCGGCCACGTTGTCTTCGCCGACTACCTTGAACTCCAGCGCATGCCCCTGGTCGGCGAGCTGACAGTCTTCTGCGGCTCCATGGTCGGCGCTTCCATCGGATTCCTCTGGTACAACGCCCATCCGGCTGAAGTCTTCATGGGCGATGTCGGCTCGCTCGCACTCGGCGGGGCCATAGGCACGGTCGCCATCATCATTCGGCAGGAACTGCTGCTCCCGTTCATCGGGGGCATCTTCGTGATTGAGGCCGTCTCGGTAATGCTGCAGGTTGGCAGCTACAAGTTGCGCAAAAAGCGTATCTTCAAGATGGCGCCTCTGCACCACCATTTCGAGCAGCTCGGCTGGAGCGAATCCAAGGTCATTGCCCGTTTTTGGATTCTGGCCCTGGTGTTTGCACTGTTTGCACTCACCACATTGAAATTGCGCTAA
- the murD gene encoding UDP-N-acetylmuramoyl-L-alanine--D-glutamate ligase produces MDLKGKKVLVVGLGKSGLAAALFLRRRGAQVTVSDVRSAEALAREIPALIQEGIAVEAGGHGLLTFRRQDLIVVSPGVPVDTPELVQVRSFGLPVIGELELAARFLQGKVLAITGSNGKTTTTTLAGEILKESGLPTLVGGNIGVPVVALIDDSKPEGWSVLEVSSFQLETTNEFHPAIAVILNITPDHLDRHGTFENYALAKERIFARQTADDFLVLNADNPRAAEAASRAPSKVYWFSAHHSVPQGAWVENGQVVFLVSEGGQPEPILAVDAIPLKGLHNVENTLAAVCAARLAGCPAASVRSAVEKFKAVEHRLEFVSTINGVDFYNDSKATNVDATEKAIAAFPGGIHLILGGKDKNSDYTALAPLLRERVRAVYTIGSAAQKIESHLRGVVPLHSCQTLDNAVKSAANAARPGDIVLLAPACSSFDQFESYEHRGRVFKELVHEAQGFNICQHA; encoded by the coding sequence ATGGATCTAAAAGGGAAAAAGGTTCTCGTCGTAGGTCTCGGCAAGTCCGGCCTGGCAGCCGCCCTCTTCCTGCGCCGCCGCGGAGCCCAGGTCACCGTATCCGATGTCCGCAGCGCCGAAGCGCTCGCCCGCGAAATTCCCGCCCTCATTCAAGAGGGAATCGCCGTTGAAGCTGGCGGCCACGGCCTTCTTACCTTCCGCCGACAGGACCTCATCGTCGTCAGCCCCGGCGTGCCCGTCGACACGCCCGAGCTCGTTCAGGTCCGCAGCTTCGGCCTCCCCGTTATCGGCGAGCTTGAACTCGCCGCCCGCTTCCTGCAGGGCAAAGTCCTAGCCATCACCGGCTCCAACGGCAAGACCACCACAACCACTCTCGCCGGCGAGATCCTCAAGGAGTCCGGACTTCCCACTCTCGTAGGCGGCAACATCGGCGTCCCCGTCGTGGCTCTCATCGACGACAGCAAGCCCGAAGGCTGGTCGGTCCTCGAGGTCTCCAGCTTTCAGCTTGAGACCACCAACGAGTTCCATCCCGCCATCGCCGTGATCCTCAACATCACACCTGACCACCTCGACCGCCACGGCACCTTCGAGAACTACGCGTTGGCCAAGGAGCGCATCTTTGCCCGCCAGACCGCCGACGACTTCCTCGTCCTGAATGCCGACAACCCGCGCGCCGCGGAAGCCGCCAGCCGCGCCCCATCGAAGGTCTACTGGTTCTCCGCTCACCACTCCGTCCCGCAGGGCGCATGGGTCGAGAACGGTCAAGTCGTCTTCCTCGTCTCTGAAGGCGGTCAGCCCGAGCCCATCCTGGCCGTCGATGCCATCCCGCTCAAGGGCTTGCACAACGTCGAAAACACCCTCGCCGCAGTCTGCGCCGCACGCCTCGCCGGCTGCCCGGCCGCCTCTGTCCGCAGCGCGGTTGAGAAATTCAAAGCCGTCGAGCATCGTCTCGAATTTGTTTCCACCATCAACGGCGTGGATTTCTACAACGACTCCAAGGCCACCAACGTCGACGCCACCGAGAAGGCCATCGCCGCATTTCCGGGCGGGATTCACCTCATCCTTGGCGGCAAAGACAAGAACTCTGACTACACCGCCCTCGCGCCGCTCCTTCGCGAGCGTGTCCGCGCCGTTTACACGATCGGCTCCGCTGCCCAAAAAATCGAGTCGCACCTGCGCGGCGTAGTTCCCCTTCACTCCTGCCAGACTCTCGACAACGCCGTAAAGTCCGCTGCCAACGCCGCGCGGCCCGGCGACATCGTGCTGCTGGCTCCCGCCTGCTCCAGCTTCGACCAGTTCGAAAGCTACGAGCATCGCGGACGCGTCTTCAAAGAGCTCGTTCATGAAGCTCAGGGTTTCAACATATGCCAGCACGCGTAG
- the ftsW gene encoding putative lipid II flippase FtsW has product MPARVGVDKWIFFTTLLLVSVGLAMVFSASAVVSQEKYHSPYIDVLRQALWALAGVLSMIVLMRVDYTRYNSPKFIYPALSITTLLLVLVFFFKNSHATHRWIRFGGFFTFQPSELSKPVLILFLAWFLSTRLDRMRDWKNTILRGVFMPIVFVLLVVKEPDLGTALVLFGVTALMLVLAGMEWKYLLIGFGAALPPLLALLFLVSWRAQRMWVFLHPDSDPKGAGFHINQSLIAVGAGGFTGRGFMEGMQKLFYLPEASTDFIFANIAEELGFIGAMVIVVLFGIFAVRGLRVAFKSQDPFARLTAFGLTVAILLQAFFNISVVLSLVPTKGIPLPLISSGGTSLFVTLSGIGILLNISRKVD; this is encoded by the coding sequence ATGCCAGCACGCGTAGGCGTCGATAAGTGGATCTTTTTCACCACCCTGCTGCTCGTCTCGGTAGGGTTGGCGATGGTCTTCTCCGCCTCCGCCGTCGTCTCGCAGGAGAAGTACCACTCGCCCTACATTGACGTACTGCGTCAGGCGCTGTGGGCGCTGGCCGGCGTGTTGTCCATGATTGTGTTGATGCGCGTCGACTACACGCGCTACAACTCGCCTAAGTTTATCTACCCGGCCCTCTCCATCACCACGCTGCTCTTGGTCCTGGTGTTCTTCTTCAAGAACTCTCACGCTACCCATCGCTGGATCCGCTTCGGCGGCTTCTTCACGTTCCAGCCGTCGGAGCTCTCGAAGCCCGTCCTCATCCTTTTCCTCGCGTGGTTTCTCTCTACCCGTCTCGACAGGATGCGCGACTGGAAAAACACCATCCTTCGCGGCGTCTTCATGCCCATCGTCTTCGTGCTCCTCGTCGTCAAGGAGCCCGATCTCGGCACCGCCCTCGTCCTCTTTGGCGTCACGGCGCTCATGCTCGTTCTTGCCGGCATGGAGTGGAAGTACCTCCTCATCGGCTTCGGCGCCGCCCTGCCGCCGCTGCTCGCGCTGCTCTTCCTCGTCTCCTGGCGAGCGCAACGCATGTGGGTCTTCCTCCATCCGGATTCCGACCCCAAGGGCGCGGGCTTCCACATCAACCAGTCGCTCATCGCGGTCGGCGCAGGCGGTTTTACCGGCCGTGGCTTCATGGAAGGCATGCAGAAGCTCTTCTACCTCCCTGAGGCCTCCACCGATTTCATCTTCGCCAATATCGCCGAAGAACTCGGTTTCATCGGTGCGATGGTCATTGTCGTCCTCTTCGGAATTTTCGCCGTCCGCGGCCTGCGCGTGGCGTTCAAATCGCAGGACCCCTTCGCCCGGCTCACCGCTTTCGGGCTGACGGTGGCGATCCTGCTTCAAGCGTTCTTCAACATCAGCGTCGTCCTCTCGCTGGTTCCGACAAAGGGTATCCCGCTCCCGCTGATCTCCAGCGGAGGCACCAGCCTCTTCGTCACGCTATCCGGCATTGGCATCCTCCTCAACATCTCCCGCAAGGTGGATTGA